A region from the Myxococcales bacterium genome encodes:
- a CDS encoding CopD family protein: MHALYLLSVLLHILAATAWIGAMFFLMLIVVPMLRRGDRAQGAAFLSASGPRLRTMGWASFAVLLLTGLYNLSRRGVHLEDLTRPDWVTSSFGHLVLLKLALFVAVVGLSAIHDFRIGPNAARAVAKDPTSEEAQRLRRMASIMGRANALLALVIVAVAVMLVRGAP; encoded by the coding sequence ATGCACGCCCTCTACCTCTTGTCCGTTCTCCTCCACATCCTCGCCGCGACGGCATGGATCGGAGCCATGTTCTTTCTCATGCTCATCGTCGTTCCGATGTTGCGACGAGGCGATCGCGCGCAAGGCGCGGCGTTCCTTTCGGCGAGTGGACCGCGGCTCCGCACGATGGGCTGGGCGTCCTTCGCCGTGCTCCTCCTGACGGGACTTTACAACCTGTCTCGCCGCGGCGTGCACCTCGAGGACTTGACCCGACCCGATTGGGTGACGTCGTCGTTTGGGCACCTCGTGCTGCTCAAGCTTGCGCTCTTCGTAGCGGTCGTCGGCCTTAGCGCCATCCACGACTTTCGCATTGGCCCGAACGCTGCTAGGGCCGTGGCGAAAGATCCGACCTCCGAGGAAGCGCAACGGCTCCGCCGCATGGCAAGCATCATGGGTCGCGCGAACGCCCTCTTGGCCCTCGTCATCGTGGCCGTTGCGGTGATGCTGGTGCGCGGCGCTCCGTAA
- a CDS encoding HEAT repeat domain-containing protein, protein MKPVGVAQILTALLVALALAPTLWILSREALRRRGTKRALAKVEAARKLLAADADRLPEDLAAELKARFDPITGQRVVLQLIHHEDAATRALGQRLFVDLGLVEQYAKLLRDARKWSERTHAAETLGAAAAPAAVPALVAALRDPHEDEDSVKVAAATALAKLRDQSAIPLLVAELSDTDGKASRTVAEALVAFGELAVPPLLELVTGGGPSPARVWAARALGRIADGRATDPLVARLNDRDDLLRMAAAEALGSIGDARALQPLVRATLRDPAPQVRAHAAGAVAKIEGERAVDVLVAALADPDYATRLRALEAFETMRALDTTPLETALRDPNIEVRRRAALALERVGHLEQLIQRLQSEDPTTQKRAYESFLELGRAGLVDSVASYVHHASFEVRALAARAAGELGAVRVAPLLASAMDDESWPVRAAIAEALGRLRDDKSISTLVKRLTDPEEPVREAAAEALTNYPPESLATHVAAIAAAYDTGTVPVRLHVIILSARVLSEEVDPLLVRASSDPSDVVRLRAVTALGDRRGHVIVEPLVLRLTDASLEVRMAAVSALGSAVSPEAFEGLMKALTGAPLDVRERIAEALSRGARDLLFARLDELEKSTSLDVRLGVAWTLGKTLDPRAVPVLARFLRDPSAPLRASAAGALAKIETLDSLAVLVVAADDPDGRVRAAVVNALGRAGGAGDARVVPTLTRRLADPDPFVRNRALVSLARAARHEAEEVILSAKDVDSAARMVALALVGTEQATGMVLDAVTRPQALDAATRFLAKEDPVVRAAFFSAVGLDDPGADVVRDVDQRGLVEKYEGLLRSSLDVSARRLAVRALARLRVERAYEVLGDAVTADPDEGVRLAAADALQPHADVAAVRRAFVRSISDPNTRVAEASVRGLMGRREPEVTQALLKRLGGGEASAQGLVEETLAVRFRDDPMAFVDWMMGIDVPMLLVPCVRVLGLLASPETASLLRELLRSQSALVRAEATRALGVLPMADVGESLRGLATDPDEGVRLSVLEVLSKREEFLDASAHFRQDPSTKVRSRAATLLASVTGSTAALAHDALAEMTSDAAAEVRGAALASLAASPDGDGVMIFAKLFAKTALDTRLAIRQDARAREISEVLAARLTSSGGVDERRAVVLAIGALGAGGRGSLLLPALRDPSPEVRVAAVRALASSDDEAIRARITDLLTDPEASVRDAARRSMLRTVG, encoded by the coding sequence ATGAAGCCCGTTGGCGTCGCGCAGATCCTGACGGCGCTGCTCGTGGCGCTCGCGCTCGCGCCGACGCTCTGGATCCTCTCGCGCGAGGCGCTGCGCCGGCGCGGTACGAAGCGCGCCTTGGCGAAGGTCGAGGCGGCCCGCAAGCTCCTCGCTGCCGACGCCGACCGTCTTCCGGAAGATCTCGCGGCGGAGCTCAAGGCCCGCTTCGACCCCATCACGGGGCAGCGCGTCGTCCTTCAGCTCATTCATCACGAAGACGCGGCCACGAGGGCGCTCGGGCAGAGGCTGTTCGTGGATCTCGGGCTGGTCGAGCAATACGCGAAGCTCCTCCGCGATGCGCGCAAGTGGAGCGAGCGCACGCACGCGGCGGAGACGCTCGGTGCCGCCGCGGCTCCGGCCGCCGTGCCCGCCCTCGTGGCGGCGCTGCGTGATCCCCACGAGGACGAGGACTCGGTGAAGGTCGCCGCCGCCACGGCCCTCGCGAAGCTCCGCGACCAGAGCGCCATCCCGCTCTTGGTGGCCGAGCTGAGCGACACTGACGGAAAGGCCTCGCGCACAGTCGCCGAGGCGCTCGTGGCCTTCGGCGAGTTGGCCGTGCCGCCGCTCCTTGAGCTCGTCACCGGTGGCGGTCCGTCGCCGGCTCGCGTCTGGGCGGCCCGCGCGCTTGGACGCATCGCCGATGGGCGCGCAACCGATCCTCTCGTGGCGCGCCTGAACGATCGCGACGACCTTCTCCGCATGGCCGCCGCCGAGGCGCTCGGCAGCATCGGCGACGCGCGGGCGCTGCAACCCCTCGTGCGAGCGACGCTGCGCGACCCGGCGCCGCAGGTGCGCGCCCACGCCGCCGGCGCCGTGGCGAAGATCGAAGGTGAACGCGCCGTCGACGTTCTCGTGGCGGCCCTCGCCGACCCCGACTACGCCACTCGGCTTCGCGCCCTCGAGGCCTTCGAGACCATGCGAGCGCTCGACACGACGCCGCTCGAGACGGCGCTGCGCGACCCGAACATCGAAGTTCGCCGTCGCGCCGCCCTCGCCCTGGAGCGCGTTGGGCACCTCGAACAGCTTATTCAACGGCTGCAGTCGGAGGACCCGACGACGCAGAAGCGCGCCTACGAGTCGTTCTTGGAGTTGGGGCGCGCGGGCCTTGTCGACAGCGTCGCATCGTATGTGCACCATGCATCGTTTGAGGTCCGCGCGCTCGCGGCGCGCGCCGCTGGCGAACTCGGAGCAGTCCGTGTCGCGCCGCTCTTGGCCTCGGCCATGGATGACGAGTCGTGGCCGGTTCGCGCGGCGATCGCCGAGGCCCTCGGGCGACTGCGAGACGACAAGAGCATTTCGACGCTGGTGAAGCGGCTGACGGACCCCGAGGAGCCCGTGCGTGAAGCGGCCGCGGAGGCCCTGACGAACTACCCGCCCGAGTCGTTGGCGACGCACGTGGCGGCCATCGCCGCCGCCTACGACACGGGCACGGTGCCGGTGCGCCTTCACGTCATCATTCTTTCGGCGCGAGTGCTGTCTGAGGAGGTTGACCCGCTGCTCGTTCGTGCGAGCAGCGATCCGAGCGACGTGGTGCGTCTGCGCGCCGTCACCGCCCTTGGCGACCGGCGGGGTCACGTCATCGTCGAGCCGCTCGTCCTGCGCCTGACCGACGCGTCGCTCGAGGTCCGCATGGCGGCCGTGTCGGCGCTTGGGTCTGCGGTGAGCCCCGAGGCCTTCGAAGGGCTCATGAAGGCGCTGACCGGTGCGCCGCTCGACGTGCGCGAGAGGATCGCCGAGGCGCTCTCGCGCGGAGCCCGCGATCTGCTCTTCGCGCGCCTTGACGAGCTCGAAAAGAGCACGTCCCTCGACGTGCGGCTCGGTGTCGCGTGGACGCTCGGAAAGACGCTCGATCCGCGAGCCGTGCCGGTCCTTGCGCGGTTCCTCCGAGACCCGAGCGCGCCGCTCCGCGCGAGCGCCGCCGGCGCCCTCGCGAAGATCGAGACACTCGACTCGCTGGCGGTGCTCGTAGTCGCCGCCGACGATCCCGACGGACGCGTGCGAGCGGCCGTCGTCAATGCCTTGGGTCGCGCCGGTGGCGCTGGCGATGCCCGCGTAGTGCCGACGCTGACGCGCCGCCTCGCCGACCCCGACCCGTTCGTGCGCAATCGCGCGCTCGTCTCGCTGGCGCGAGCGGCGCGCCACGAGGCGGAGGAGGTCATTCTTTCCGCCAAAGACGTCGATTCGGCGGCGCGGATGGTCGCTCTCGCGCTTGTGGGGACGGAGCAGGCTACGGGCATGGTCCTCGACGCGGTGACGCGCCCGCAGGCGCTCGACGCGGCGACGCGCTTTCTCGCGAAGGAGGATCCGGTCGTGCGGGCGGCGTTTTTCTCCGCCGTCGGGCTCGATGACCCTGGTGCCGACGTCGTGCGCGACGTTGATCAGAGGGGGCTCGTCGAGAAGTACGAGGGCCTCTTGCGGTCGAGCCTCGACGTCAGCGCTCGACGCCTCGCGGTGCGGGCCCTCGCGCGTCTTCGCGTGGAGCGCGCCTACGAGGTGTTGGGCGACGCTGTTACGGCCGACCCCGACGAAGGGGTCCGCCTCGCCGCCGCCGACGCGCTCCAGCCGCACGCCGATGTGGCCGCGGTCCGACGAGCCTTCGTGCGGTCCATCTCGGACCCCAACACAAGGGTGGCGGAAGCGAGCGTGCGCGGCCTCATGGGTCGCCGCGAGCCGGAGGTCACGCAAGCGTTGCTCAAGCGGCTTGGTGGCGGTGAGGCGTCGGCGCAAGGGCTCGTGGAGGAGACGCTCGCAGTGCGCTTCCGCGACGATCCCATGGCCTTCGTCGATTGGATGATGGGCATCGACGTGCCGATGTTGCTCGTGCCTTGTGTGCGCGTGCTCGGCCTCCTCGCGTCGCCGGAGACGGCGTCGCTCTTGCGCGAGCTCCTCCGCTCGCAGTCTGCCCTCGTCCGCGCCGAGGCCACGCGCGCGCTCGGTGTGCTCCCCATGGCGGACGTTGGCGAATCGCTCCGTGGTCTCGCCACCGATCCCGACGAGGGCGTTCGCCTCTCGGTCCTCGAGGTGCTCTCGAAGCGAGAGGAGTTCCTCGATGCGTCGGCGCACTTCCGGCAAGATCCGTCGACGAAGGTTCGAAGTCGTGCCGCCACACTCTTGGCGAGCGTGACGGGCTCGACCGCCGCGCTCGCCCACGACGCGCTCGCTGAGATGACCTCCGACGCGGCCGCCGAGGTGAGGGGCGCCGCCTTGGCCTCGCTAGCCGCGAGCCCCGACGGCGACGGTGTCATGATCTTTGCGAAGCTCTTCGCGAAGACCGCCCTCGACACTCGCTTGGCGATTCGTCAGGACGCGCGCGCCAGGGAGATCTCCGAGGTGCTCGCGGCGCGACTGACCTCCAGCGGGGGCGTCGACGAGCGTCGCGCTGTCGTTCTCGCCATCGGTGCCTTGGGCGCTGGCGGCCGCGGCTCGCTGCTCTTGCCCGCGCTTCGCGACCCGTCACCGGAGGTCCGCGTCGCCGCCGTCCGAGCGCTCGCCAGCAGCGACGACGAGGCCATCCGCGCCCGCATCACGGACCTGTTGACCGACCCAGAGGCGTCGGTTCGCGACGCGGCGAGGCGATCCATGCTCCGAACGGTCGGCTGA
- a CDS encoding response regulator, whose product MSKASAHVLLVDDNPMGLEILEVRLKALGHRTTIAQNGELAIACVERDRPDIVVLDVTMPELNGYQACRAIKRIDKNIPVIILTAKTDPADRFWAMQSGADAFLNKPIDPATVIQKVTALLEQP is encoded by the coding sequence GTGAGCAAAGCCAGCGCGCACGTCCTGCTCGTCGACGACAACCCCATGGGTCTGGAGATCCTCGAGGTGCGCCTCAAGGCGCTCGGTCATCGCACCACCATTGCGCAAAATGGCGAGCTGGCCATCGCGTGCGTCGAACGCGACAGGCCCGACATCGTCGTGCTCGACGTGACGATGCCGGAGCTGAACGGCTACCAGGCGTGCCGCGCCATTAAGCGGATCGACAAGAACATCCCGGTCATCATCCTCACGGCGAAGACTGACCCCGCCGACCGCTTCTGGGCCATGCAGTCTGGCGCCGACGCGTTCCTCAACAAGCCGATCGATCCGGCGACCGTCATCCAGAAGGTGACGGCGCTCCTCGAACAGCCATGA